In Flavobacterium hankyongi, the genomic window TTCCACCTCTTGAAAATCCCTTTGGATCAATAACTCCTAAAAGTAATGTGAATACATTATTAGATGCAAGAATTCGTACAGTAAAAACAGAAGGACCATTACTAGCTTTCACTGAAAATGGAGTAAACAGAAATGCTTACTTATTTGGAGAAAATATTTGGAAATGGCGAATGGAGAGTTATTTAAGAGAGAAATCTTTTGATAAATTTGATGTTTTTTTCGATAAAATCATCCAATACTTAGCTTCAAATACCAAAAAGAAAAATCTTGTAGTGAATCATGAGAATTTTTATAATTCAGGAGAAACTATCACAATTTCAGCTCAATATTTCAATAAAAACTATGAGTTTGATGAAAATGCACAATTAACAATTCAGTTAAAAAACAAAGAAAATAACACCGCTAAAGTCTATGATTTCGTGAAAGGAACTAATGATTATTCGGTTGGATTTGATGATTTACCTTCAGGAAATTATAGCTTTACTGTAAAAGAAAAGCAATCAGGTGCACAACATGCTGGAACGTTTCATATAATTGATTTCGATACCGAAAAACAATTTGTGAATGCTGATATATCTCGATTAAAACAATTAGCAGAAAACACTCAAGGAAAAACTTATTTCACTGACCAAATACAAGATTTAATTAAATTTTTAGAGAATACAGATATCTATAAACCTATTCAAAAAGAAGTGGTAAAAAAATCCCCACTTATCGATTGGATGTGGGGATTGATATTGTTAGCGATACTTTTGGCTACTGAATGGTTTACCAGAAAGTACAACGGACTTTTATAAAATTAATTCTTCTGATATTTTTTTTGTTTAAGTAATATAGATGCTGTTTGATAAAATGCTACAGTTTTCTTTACTAAAGTTTCATCCATTTTTTTAACTGGCTTTTCTTCATACTTGAGAATGAAGTTTTGATCTTTCACATTTGTATCAGGAATCAAATCGAATTGTTTGGCTTTTTGCTTTGGAGAAATAATCGTTAACTTATTTTGTTTAATAAGTCCTAAATCTTGATAAGTTGCAATTAAAGCTCTTTGTTCAAAGTAAGGAATGTTTACATCTTGACCATAGAATTTACTTTTATAATTAAAATTCAACATTCCAAAAAGAGTTGGCATTATGTCTATTTGTGACATAAGCACAGGATTAATTTTTCCTAGCGTAGTTGAATCAAAAATCATCGCAGGAATGTGATATTTATCAACAGGAAGTTCTGTTTTTCCAGCGCTTGACGCACAATGATCTGCTAAAATAACAAAAACGGTATTGTTATACCATGATTGTTTTTTTGCCATTTTAAAAAATTGTTTCAATGCATAATCAGTGTATTTTACACCACCTTCTCTTGATTTAGAATCATTAGGGATATCAATCTTTCCAGCAGGGTATGTAAATGGCCTATGGTTACTAACAGTCATCCAATGGTTGAAAAATGGTTTACCAGTTTTAGCTTCTTCATTCATTACTTTTATAGCCTTTTTTGCCATATCTTCGTCGCAAACTCCCCAAACATTAGAAAAAGTTATCTCTTCAGGTTTCATAGTTTTTTTATCTACAATGTCATAGCCATTTCCTTTGAAAAAATCCTCCATGTTATCAAAATAAGCATCACCACCATAAAGGTATTTTACTGTATATCCTTTTTGTTTAAAAATACTTCCAGTAGAAAATTTATTTTTATTGTCTTTACGCTTTACAATGCTTTCTCCTGGAGAAGGGGGTAAACATAATGTAACAGCCTCTAATCCGCGTATTGTTCTATTCCCTACAGCATACAAATTACTAAACATTGTACTTTTAGTAGATAAGCTATCTAAAAAAGGGGTAATGTTGTTTTCATTGCCATAACATTTCATAAAATCTGCACTTAAACTTTCTATAGTTATTAAAACTACATTTTTATGAATTTCTGGTTTGTCCGATTTTATTTCTCTTTCAGTTGATAAATTTTTAATATCTGGAATTTGAGTTTTTAACAAAGCAAAAGCATCTTTTTCAGGCATTGTTTTGTAGAACTTGTCATAATCAAGCTCGCTATTCATAAAGGCCAAGTAAAATCTATACAAACCATTAGCTTGCAGTTCATTTGTGAAAACGTTTGGAGAAGTTTCTTGTTTAGCTAAAGTAGGTACCAAAAATAAACCAATTAAAAACAAACCTATGTATACTGCAGATAATTGTAATTTTTCTTTGAAAGATGGTAAATCATTTAAAAAAGATTGAGATTTCTTAACAATTAGATAAGTGAAAAATCCAGTTATTAACCCAACTGCTGTAAATAGGGGAACAACTGGATACGATTCCATTATGTTTTTAATAACCTCATTTGTGTATACTAAATAATCAACAGCAATGAAATTGTATCTTACACCAAATTCATTCCAAAAGAAAAATTCACTTATAGCATTCTGAATTATCAATAATGTAGCAATAAATATGGCTATTGAAAAGAGAACAAGTCTAATTTGATTTCTATACTTTGGAATAAAAAGCATTAACCCAAAAAAAATTGTTTTTAATGCAATAAAGCTTATACCAATTTGAGGTAAAGCTCCACCATACTCATTTAAAATTGTATTGAAAAAGTAAACATACAGCAATAAACTTAATAGAATCCCAAAAATAACATAACCCCAAGGCTTACTATATTTAGAGTTTGATAAAAATAGTAGATATAACCATAAAATTCCTGTTGCGATTATAAATACAAAGAAGTCAGAAATTACTCCTGTAATAAAAATTTTTAAAATTTCTGACCAAGTAAAACTAGCTGAAGTTATTGGATGAAACAGTAAAACTATTCTTAAAATTAATGTTACAATTAAGTAAAGTTTTAGTAAATTTTTGTAAGGAGCTATTTTTTTCAAAAAAATCATTTGCATAAAATTTTAGCCAAATTAATTAATTTTTCACTATGTTTAATGTGATAATTGTCATATTGCAATTTATCTAATTTAAATAAGTTTGTTTAGTAAGAATTTATAAAAAATAAAACTATGAATGATGCACATTACCACATGTTAATTAATCATTTTCCAATCATTGGATTGTTTTTCGGTATTGGAATATTAATTTTTGGAATTTTAAAAAAGAATCCTTTGATCTTAAATATTGCTTATGTTTTTTTTATTATTTGTATGATAACAGGTCAATTGTCTATGATGACAGGAGATAAAGCTGAGCATTTTGTTGAAAATTTATCTGGGTTTTCAGATAATTTGATGGAAGAACACGAGGAATTGGCTGAAGGCTTCATGAAAATCATGTATTTATTAGGTTTAGCGTCAATTTTGGGTTTATTTACTGCTTTCAAAAAACATGCAAAGGCATTTATGTTTTCATATATTGTTTTAATTGTTGCAGTTGTAGCGATTTTATTTGCTAAGCCTGTAGGAACATCAGGAGGTGAAATCCGTCATACTGAAATACGTGAAGGTAATACATCAGTTGATACTAATGTCAAAACTGAAAATAACGATCATGATGAATAATTCTAAAGAATTAAATATAGACAATTATTTAGATAGTCATTACATACATCGTAGTAATTGGCTTCGCGCTGCGGTTTTAGGTGCAAATGATGGAATTTTATCCATTTCTAGTATTGCAATTGGTGTTGCCGCAGCAAGCGATACACGAGATGCAATTGTTTTAGCGACATTAGCTGGTTTAGTAGCTGGTGCATTGTCTATGGCAGCTGGTGAATATGTTTCGGTAAGTTCACAAACCGATGTCGAAAAATCGGATATAGAAAGAGAGAAAAAGGAGCTAGCAGAAATGCCTGAAGCTGAATTAAGCATTTTAGCTCAAATTTATCAAAAACGAGGACTACAAAGGGAAACAGCTCTTCAGGTGGCTAAAGAATTGACAGCTCATGATGCATTAGGAACACACATTCGTGATGAATTAGGTATAAATGAAATTTCGCAAGCAAACCCATTGCAGGCGGCATTAGCTTCGGGAGCAGCATTTATATTTGGAGGAATATTGCCATTACTTGTTACTTTATTTTTTCCTGTCCTAAACATGGAATATTACCTTTATGGACTGGCAATTATTTTTTTAATAATTCTAGGAACAATAGCCGCAAAAACAGGAGGTTCAAATGTATTTAAAGCTATTTCAAGAATCACATTCTGGGGTACAATTGCTATGGGTTTAACAGCCTTAGTAGGACATCTTTTTGGGGTAAACATTTCTTAAAGTTGAAATAAAATTTGTTTATTCGAAAATAATTCCAATATCTTTGTACCAACAAAAGAAATTATGTTTTTAAATCAATTACATCATCATCATTTTTCCCACGCTCGAGCGAGGTAGTGATGATATTGTTGTAAATCATATAAACTATAAACCCGTTTGAGTATATCAAGCGGGTTTTTCTTTTCATTCTGATAACTTACTTGATATACTCATTAATCCCTAAACAAAATGAGTATTTTAAAAATTGCAATTCAAAAATCAGGTCGGTTAAACGAAGACAGTATCCAAATCCTAAAAGATTGCGGTATTTCGATTAACAATGGTAACGACCAACTTAAAACAACGGCTTCTAATTTTCCTTTGGAAGTATACTATTTGCGAAATTCTGATATCCCTCAGTATCTAATTGACGGAGTCGTTGATGTAGCTATTGTAGGCGATAATCTTTTGGTCGAAAAAGGACAAAATATTATTGTTGCTGAGAAATTAGGTTTCTCTAAATGTAGAGTTTCAGTAGCGGTTCCCAAAACTTTTAATTATAAATCTATCAAAGACTTAAACGGATTAAATGTCGCGACTTCTTATCCCAATACTGTTTTAAACTATTTTAAATCTAAAGGAGTAACAGTTGATGTACACCAAATTTCCGGGTCTGTTGAAATCGCACCCAATATTGGGCTTTCTGATGCAATTGTAGACATAGTTTCCAGTGGGAGTACATTATTTAAAAACAATTTGAAAGAAGTAGAAGTCATTTTAAAAAGTGAAGCAGTATTAGCTGTTTCACCTAAAATTTCAAAAGATTCTGAGCAAGTATTAGAAAAACTTTTATTTAGAATTCAATCGGTTTTACGAGCTAGAAAGTCAAAGTATATTTTAATGAACGTACCTAATGATAAAATTCAAAAAGTAAGTACCATTTTACCGGTTTTAAAAAGCCCTACCATCATGCCTTTGGCAGAAGAGGGATGGAGCAGTTTACACTCTGTCATAGATGAAGAAAAATTTTGGGAGGTAATAGATCAACTCAAATCAGCAGGAGCTGAAGGAATTCTTATATGTCCAATAGAAAAAATTGTTTTATAAATTATCAAAAAAATGAAAAAATATATTTATCCAAAAACAAACGAGTGGGAAAAATTAACAGAAAGACCAACTCAATCCTTTAAAGAAATTGAAGAAACTACAAAATTAATTTTTAAAGACATTCAAACTAATGGCGACAATGCAGTTGCTAAATATACCTCGGTATTTGATGGAGTTGTGATTGAAGATATCCGAGTTTCTCAAACCGAGTTTTTAGAAGCCAATCAACAAATCAGTGCTGAATTGAAAGTAGCTATAGCAACTGCAAAGGCGAATATCACTAAGTTTCACATGATTCAAAAACGTTCAAAAATTGAAGTAGAAACAACTATGGGTGTAAATTGTTGGATGGAAAAACGTCCCATAGAAAAAGTTGGATTGTATATTCCTGGAGGAACAGCTCCTTTGTTTT contains:
- a CDS encoding VIT1/CCC1 transporter family protein translates to MMNNSKELNIDNYLDSHYIHRSNWLRAAVLGANDGILSISSIAIGVAAASDTRDAIVLATLAGLVAGALSMAAGEYVSVSSQTDVEKSDIEREKKELAEMPEAELSILAQIYQKRGLQRETALQVAKELTAHDALGTHIRDELGINEISQANPLQAALASGAAFIFGGILPLLVTLFFPVLNMEYYLYGLAIIFLIILGTIAAKTGGSNVFKAISRITFWGTIAMGLTALVGHLFGVNIS
- the hisG gene encoding ATP phosphoribosyltransferase; translated protein: MSILKIAIQKSGRLNEDSIQILKDCGISINNGNDQLKTTASNFPLEVYYLRNSDIPQYLIDGVVDVAIVGDNLLVEKGQNIIVAEKLGFSKCRVSVAVPKTFNYKSIKDLNGLNVATSYPNTVLNYFKSKGVTVDVHQISGSVEIAPNIGLSDAIVDIVSSGSTLFKNNLKEVEVILKSEAVLAVSPKISKDSEQVLEKLLFRIQSVLRARKSKYILMNVPNDKIQKVSTILPVLKSPTIMPLAEEGWSSLHSVIDEEKFWEVIDQLKSAGAEGILICPIEKIVL
- a CDS encoding LTA synthase family protein, which gives rise to MIFLKKIAPYKNLLKLYLIVTLILRIVLLFHPITSASFTWSEILKIFITGVISDFFVFIIATGILWLYLLFLSNSKYSKPWGYVIFGILLSLLLYVYFFNTILNEYGGALPQIGISFIALKTIFFGLMLFIPKYRNQIRLVLFSIAIFIATLLIIQNAISEFFFWNEFGVRYNFIAVDYLVYTNEVIKNIMESYPVVPLFTAVGLITGFFTYLIVKKSQSFLNDLPSFKEKLQLSAVYIGLFLIGLFLVPTLAKQETSPNVFTNELQANGLYRFYLAFMNSELDYDKFYKTMPEKDAFALLKTQIPDIKNLSTEREIKSDKPEIHKNVVLITIESLSADFMKCYGNENNITPFLDSLSTKSTMFSNLYAVGNRTIRGLEAVTLCLPPSPGESIVKRKDNKNKFSTGSIFKQKGYTVKYLYGGDAYFDNMEDFFKGNGYDIVDKKTMKPEEITFSNVWGVCDEDMAKKAIKVMNEEAKTGKPFFNHWMTVSNHRPFTYPAGKIDIPNDSKSREGGVKYTDYALKQFFKMAKKQSWYNNTVFVILADHCASSAGKTELPVDKYHIPAMIFDSTTLGKINPVLMSQIDIMPTLFGMLNFNYKSKFYGQDVNIPYFEQRALIATYQDLGLIKQNKLTIISPKQKAKQFDLIPDTNVKDQNFILKYEEKPVKKMDETLVKKTVAFYQTASILLKQKKYQKN